The DNA segment AGTTCCCGGACCCTCCGCGCCAGTTTCCCCACTGGCATTTCATGATTCCTTTTCTGCATCATTTTGCCCTCACCTCCTTCGACATGACCAATCCTTCGTCCTGGGGGGAGAAAATTTCGGGGATATTATAATTCTCAATACGCTGTGGCTCTGAAGGGGCGTTTTGTCGTCTTGCTGTGCGTCCTCTCAGCAGCCTTTCCCCGATAGCTCGTCGCTGCTCCTCTGAAAGGAGTCGCTTCGGCTGTTTTTCCTTGGATTCCAGATAGGGCATGAAGGGGTGAAGGGGGCAACGGGTCACTCGGCAGTCTTCCTTGCCGTCTACGAAGTGCCCGCAGCAGTCGTAACACTTGGCTAGGATGGCTTCCCTTGCGGTCAGCCTGTTGCCGTCCAGGTGCTTGATCAATTCCTTTCTGCCCTGGGCGGACTTTCCATGTTCCCTGATTTCCTCTGCCGGTGACAGCTTGTCATTTCGCATCGCCGTCACCTCCTCCGTCCAGGACGTCCAGGAGGCGTTCCAACTGCTCGTCAACCTCCCGCTCCCATTCCTTGATGGCCTCGATGAACTTTTCCCACTCTTCCGGATCGATCTTCTCTTCCAGATCCGCAAGCTCTTCATCGGTGACCGGCGGGAATTTTCCGAGCACGTCTTCTAAGTCGTCCAGCTTCTTCCCTGCCGCTTGCAACGCTTGATCCTGCAACACCTCCAACCGCTCTTGACTCTGCTCGTTCATACTAAACCCCCATAGACGAAAAAAGCCATCGGATGTGCCTAGGCTCCAAAGAAGCCTCCTGGGGCGTTGCCGTATCCCAGCATCCGATGGCAATTTTGCGTTATGGCACCAACAAAAATAGTCACTGACGGGTGACCTTCCGCTTTGGTTTTTAGGCAGGTTCAGGATACCTCAGCGGGGGGAAAAGTCAAGGGGGGAGTTGTGGGGCGGGTTGAAACTGGGTGGTTTCCGACCACCTTGCCAGTCAGAAATATTTACATTAAAGCTTGACTCTGTTGAATTATTTTGGTTCCGTTTCTGTGGTTGTCAGTCATGTCATAGGGGGGAACCGTGGTAAGGGCGACAATCCGTCAGGTCCAACATTTTATCTTATATCTGCCTTCCTTTAAGCCTTCAGTCTTCCTTACGCTCAGCAACGCCAATATCCGAACCAATCTTCAGGATTACAAATGTTATTTAAACTCAGGATCTTGATTTCAGATCATTAAGAAGGGAGGGAGAATCGCATGGCTTGGTCAAATGATATGATCCAGAAAGTATGGGAAAAGGGGAGAATTGTTCCTAACAATGATCATAATGTATACAGAAAAGATGAATGTAATGCATGGATAAGGAGGCAATCTTATGGCAACCGCAATTCACAATATGGATGGGAAATTGATCATATTTCACCCGGTGGACCTGACACTTTGTCTAACCTACGTCCTCTCCAATGGCAGAATAATGTAGACAAGAGTGATGGCCGTTTGAAGTGTAATGTGACGTCATCTGGGACCGATAATGTTAATAATTGAAATCAATTAACGTCAGGTTAATACTATGAAACCAAACGTAGCTAGTCGTCTTGGAACTGACACACCACTGCCAAGAGATCTGATTACAGGGATTAAGAAAGGTGAGATCAAGATCCCGAAATTTCAACGCCAGTTTATATGGAATGAGGAGCAGGCATTGAACCTGCTGGATAGTATTGCCAGTAACTATCCGGTCGGTAGCCTTCTGTTTTGGAAGACAGTGAACAAACTGGCAGCTGAGCGAAATATCGGCGACTTTCAATTGCCGGAGACAGATGATCTGACCCCAACAGATTATGTACTAGATGGACAACAAAGGTTAACCGTTATCTACTCCTGCCTGGGAGCACCCGAAAGTGATCCTGGCTTTCAGGCCGCTTATGATTTAGAAAATGAGACATTCATAAGAAAGCCTGATCGTCATCAATCCCATATTTTTCCACTTCGCATTCTCTTTGATACAACAAAATTGCTGAATTTCCGGGCTGGGCTTGTGAGCCATCCAATGGGTGAACAACTGCAACAGCGTCTAGATCAACTAATTGACATTTTCACAAATTATCGAATTCCTGTCGTTATACTGAAGGACCTAACTGTAGAGGAGGTTTGCCCAATATTCGAAAGAATTAATAGTTCCGGTACCAGACTATCAACATATGACCTCATGGTAGCAGCTACTTGGTCTAAGGAGTTTGATCTTAATGATGAGGCAGATATAATTGCTGATAGTCTTAGACCAAAGAGTTTTGGAGATATCGAGGGAGACACGGTGCTGAAGTGCCTTGCAGCTGTTCACTTCAGGGGTATTAAACGTGATCAAGTCTTATCTCTTCGCAATCTCAAACGAAATACGATGGATGAGCTCGTTGTAACGGCCAAGGAGGCTCTCCTAAAAACTGTTGACCTTCTAACTACGGAGTTCAAAGTATATAGTTGGGAT comes from the Syntrophales bacterium genome and includes:
- a CDS encoding DUF262 domain-containing protein, with translation MKPNVASRLGTDTPLPRDLITGIKKGEIKIPKFQRQFIWNEEQALNLLDSIASNYPVGSLLFWKTVNKLAAERNIGDFQLPETDDLTPTDYVLDGQQRLTVIYSCLGAPESDPGFQAAYDLENETFIRKPDRHQSHIFPLRILFDTTKLLNFRAGLVSHPMGEQLQQRLDQLIDIFTNYRIPVVILKDLTVEEVCPIFERINSSGTRLSTYDLMVAATWSKEFDLNDEADIIADSLRPKSFGDIEGDTVLKCLAAVHFRGIKRDQVLSLRNLKRNTMDELVVTAKEALLKTVDLLTTEFKVYSWDFLPYEAFAIILTYIFAKRKGLNQQNIERTRQWFWQSAFSERYRGASEHFVSKDLEAIDEFIINGGLPDASFGSIISVETLPKVVFRSNNSRSRAFILMLALNAPRNLTNGALIDTADALSIFNKKEFHHIYPKAFLFREDSIENVNSLVNICMLAASENKRISDQSPFEYLPKLIYEHGQQASNIFKSNLLPSPEEVDYSKLTFEEFLQKRAYILHERINKLCTGDAST